A single window of Bradyrhizobium daqingense DNA harbors:
- a CDS encoding helix-turn-helix domain-containing protein, whose product MSAILDKDRTRRKLHLLTRANGDLRITDQDFRVLWYIADAIDHETDLARRKQATIAKDLGKKGVRGVQLSLGRLAEFGYLKFEVKEGGTYVNAYRLLLEEANVGSPSSDQKANNGEPLDDQKANVGALSAGAVPKKANERDEKGEPSFVHDPLSVPEVAAAARDDYEFYAAGAMHCTN is encoded by the coding sequence GTGAGTGCAATTCTCGACAAGGACCGGACCCGGCGAAAGCTCCATCTGTTAACGCGCGCAAATGGCGATCTACGCATTACCGATCAAGACTTCCGGGTGCTTTGGTATATCGCCGATGCGATCGATCACGAGACCGATCTAGCCCGCCGCAAGCAGGCCACCATCGCTAAAGATCTTGGGAAGAAGGGCGTCCGCGGCGTGCAGTTGAGCCTCGGACGGTTAGCCGAGTTCGGCTACCTCAAGTTCGAGGTCAAGGAAGGCGGGACCTACGTCAATGCCTATCGCCTTCTTCTCGAAGAGGCGAATGTGGGTTCGCCTTCTTCTGACCAGAAGGCGAACAATGGTGAGCCTTTGGATGACCAGAAGGCGAACGTCGGTGCGCTTTCTGCCGGTGCAGTCCCCAAAAAGGCGAACGAGCGTGACGAAAAAGGCGAACCGTCATTCGTACATGATCCCTTATCTGTCCCTGAAGTAGCTGCAGCCGCGCGCGATGACTACGAATTCTATGCGGCGGGGGCGATGCATTGCACTAACTAA
- a CDS encoding terpene synthase family protein, producing the protein MIQTERAVQQVLEWGRSLTGFADEHAVEAVRGGQYILQRIHPSLRGTSARTGRDPQDETLIVTFYRELALLFWLDDCNDLGLISPEQLAAVEQALGQGVPCALPGFEGCAVLRASLATLAYDRRDYAQLLDDTRCYSAALRAGHAQAVAAERWSYAEYLHNGIDSIAYANVFCCLSLLWGLDMATLRARPAFRQVLRLISAIGRLQNDLHGCDKDRSAGEADNAVILLLQRYPAMPVVEFLNDELAGHTRMLHRVMAEERFPAPWGPLIEAMAAIRVQYYRTSTSRYRSDAVRGGQRAPA; encoded by the coding sequence ATGATCCAGACTGAACGCGCGGTGCAGCAGGTGCTGGAGTGGGGACGTTCCCTGACCGGATTCGCCGACGAGCATGCCGTGGAAGCGGTCAGGGGCGGCCAGTACATCCTGCAGCGCATCCACCCGAGCCTGCGCGGCACCAGCGCCCGCACCGGTCGCGATCCGCAGGACGAAACGCTGATAGTGACGTTCTATCGCGAACTGGCGCTGCTGTTCTGGCTCGACGATTGCAACGACCTTGGCCTGATCTCGCCGGAACAGCTCGCCGCGGTGGAGCAAGCGCTGGGGCAGGGCGTGCCGTGCGCGCTCCCCGGATTCGAGGGTTGCGCTGTGCTGCGCGCTTCGCTGGCCACGCTCGCCTACGATCGTCGCGATTATGCTCAGCTTCTCGACGATACCCGGTGCTACTCCGCGGCGCTGCGCGCCGGACACGCGCAGGCGGTAGCGGCGGAACGCTGGTCCTACGCTGAGTACCTGCACAACGGCATCGATTCGATCGCCTACGCGAACGTGTTCTGTTGCCTGTCCTTGCTGTGGGGGCTGGATATGGCGACCTTGCGCGCGCGTCCGGCGTTTCGCCAGGTCCTGCGGCTCATCTCCGCGATAGGGCGTCTGCAGAACGATCTGCATGGATGCGACAAGGACAGGTCGGCCGGCGAGGCCGACAACGCGGTGATCTTGCTGCTGCAGCGCTATCCAGCTATGCCTGTGGTGGAGTTCCTCAACGACGAGCTGGCCGGCCATACGCGCATGCTGCACCGGGTGATGGCGGAAGAACGCTTTCCCGCGCCGTGGGGACCATTGATCGAGGCCATGGCGGCCATCCGCGTGCAGTACTACCGGACCTCGACCAGCCGCTACCGCAGCGACGCTGTGAGGGGAGGCCAGCGCGCGCCGGCCTGA
- a CDS encoding polyprenyl synthetase family protein, with protein MQTGSTPHDDRAGVSANGILGAQARGASGRLLPEIWMQDGAKRVEEALARLLCAEDDGETELMAAMRYATLHGGKRTRALLCLAAGALADTPAHMLDDVGAAIEMMHACTLVHDDLPAMDDDVLRRGLPTVHVKFGEATAILVGDALQAHAFLTLASLNAPGDTPIALVRELAQAVSAEGAAGGQAIDLSLVGKHVELDRIVAMHRMKSGALVRASVRMGALCAVGVNAAHAALYCALDHYSACFGLALQVIDDILDVTADTAALGKTPGKDAAAQKPTCASIMGLQEARQFALDLLRDAGEAIAPLGPRAERLAQLIQWANAYLFKHAPRA; from the coding sequence ATGCAGACTGGTTCCACGCCACACGACGACCGAGCTGGCGTTTCCGCGAACGGCATATTGGGCGCGCAGGCGCGCGGCGCATCCGGCAGGCTGCTGCCCGAGATCTGGATGCAGGACGGCGCAAAGCGGGTCGAAGAGGCGCTGGCGCGTCTTCTCTGCGCCGAAGACGACGGTGAGACCGAGCTGATGGCGGCGATGCGCTACGCCACCTTGCATGGCGGCAAGCGCACCCGCGCCTTGCTCTGTTTGGCTGCCGGCGCACTGGCCGACACGCCGGCGCACATGCTCGATGACGTCGGTGCCGCCATCGAGATGATGCACGCCTGTACGTTGGTCCACGACGATCTGCCCGCGATGGACGACGACGTGCTTCGCCGCGGCCTTCCGACCGTGCACGTCAAGTTCGGCGAAGCCACCGCGATCCTGGTCGGCGATGCGCTGCAGGCGCACGCCTTCCTGACCCTGGCGAGCCTGAATGCGCCGGGCGACACCCCTATCGCGCTCGTGCGCGAACTGGCGCAGGCGGTGTCCGCCGAGGGGGCCGCAGGCGGGCAGGCCATAGATCTGTCGCTGGTTGGAAAGCACGTCGAGCTGGACAGGATCGTGGCGATGCACCGGATGAAGAGCGGAGCGCTAGTGCGCGCGTCCGTTCGCATGGGCGCGCTATGCGCTGTCGGCGTGAATGCCGCGCACGCTGCACTTTACTGTGCGCTGGATCACTACAGCGCCTGTTTCGGCCTGGCGTTACAGGTGATCGACGACATTCTCGACGTGACAGCGGATACCGCGGCGCTGGGCAAGACCCCCGGCAAGGACGCGGCGGCGCAGAAGCCGACCTGCGCGTCGATCATGGGACTGCAGGAAGCACGCCAGTTCGCGCTGGATCTGTTGCGCGATGCCGGCGAGGCCATCGCGCCGCTGGGGCCGCGTGCGGAACGGTTGGCGCAACTCATACAGTGGGCCAACGCGTATCTGTTCAAACACGCGCCACGCGCATGA
- a CDS encoding cytochrome P450, translating to MDMLLNPLNRRHRLRHDIPVVPGAFPLVGHLPAVVCDLPRLLRRAERTLGSHFWLDFGPAGHLMTSLDPDALSLLRHKDVSSALIEDIAPELFGGTLVAQDGIAHRQARDAIQAALLPKGLTLAGIGELFAPVIRARVQRWRERGDVTILRETGDLMLKLIFSLMGIPAQDLPGWHRKYRQLLQLIVAPPVDLPGLPLRRGRAARDWIDARLREFVRAAREHASRTGLINDMVSAFDRSDDALSDDVLVANIRLLLLGGHDTTASTMAWMVIELARQPGLWDALVEEAQRVGAVPTRHADLAQCPVAEALFRETLRVHPATPLLVRRALRELRLGQQRIPTGTDLCIPLLHFSTSALLHEAPDQFRLARWLQRTEPIRPVDMLQFGTGPHFCMGYHLVWLELVQFCIALALTMHEAGVRPRLLSGVEKGRRYYPTAHPSMTIRIGFS from the coding sequence ATGGACATGCTGCTCAACCCGCTGAACCGTCGGCATCGGCTGCGGCACGACATCCCGGTCGTGCCCGGCGCTTTTCCCTTGGTCGGGCATCTTCCCGCCGTCGTCTGCGACCTGCCGCGCCTGCTGCGGCGTGCGGAACGGACGCTGGGCAGCCACTTCTGGCTAGATTTCGGCCCTGCCGGACACCTGATGACCAGTCTGGATCCGGATGCTCTCTCACTGCTCCGGCACAAGGACGTGTCCTCGGCGCTGATCGAAGACATCGCGCCCGAATTGTTTGGCGGAACGTTGGTCGCCCAGGACGGCATCGCGCACCGGCAGGCGCGCGATGCGATCCAGGCGGCGCTTCTGCCCAAGGGGCTGACCCTGGCCGGCATCGGCGAGCTGTTCGCGCCCGTCATCCGGGCGCGCGTGCAGAGGTGGCGGGAACGGGGCGACGTCACCATCCTGCGCGAAACCGGCGATCTAATGCTCAAGCTCATCTTCAGTCTCATGGGAATCCCCGCGCAGGACCTGCCGGGATGGCATCGCAAGTACCGGCAACTGCTGCAGTTGATCGTCGCGCCCCCGGTCGACCTGCCCGGACTGCCCTTGCGGCGGGGCCGCGCCGCCCGCGACTGGATCGATGCGCGGTTGCGCGAGTTCGTCCGCGCCGCGCGCGAACATGCCTCGCGCACCGGGTTGATCAACGACATGGTGAGCGCCTTCGATCGCAGCGACGATGCGCTTTCCGATGACGTCCTGGTCGCCAATATTCGCTTGCTGCTGCTTGGTGGTCACGACACCACCGCCTCGACGATGGCCTGGATGGTGATCGAGCTAGCGCGGCAGCCTGGGCTGTGGGACGCCCTGGTCGAGGAGGCGCAACGCGTAGGCGCGGTGCCGACTCGGCACGCGGACCTGGCGCAGTGTCCGGTCGCCGAGGCGCTGTTCCGCGAGACGCTGCGCGTGCATCCGGCGACGCCGCTCCTAGTGCGTCGCGCACTGCGTGAATTGCGACTCGGCCAACAGCGCATTCCTACGGGCACCGATCTGTGCATCCCGCTGCTGCATTTCTCGACCTCGGCGCTGCTGCACGAGGCGCCTGATCAGTTTCGGCTGGCGCGGTGGCTTCAACGCACCGAGCCGATCCGGCCGGTGGACATGCTGCAGTTCGGTACCGGCCCACACTTCTGCATGGGCTACCACCTGGTATGGCTGGAACTGGTGCAGTTCTGTATCGCCTTGGCGCTGACCATGCACGAGGCCGGGGTGCGGCCGCGGTTGCTGAGCGGCGTCGAAAAAGGCCGGCGCTATTACCCGACCGCACATCCGTCCATGACTATCCGCATCGGATTCTCATGA
- a CDS encoding SDR family oxidoreductase has translation MGRFEGKVAVVTGAGAGIGKACALAIAREGGRVVVADIDGSAAIACTAQIAAEAGHALALAIDIADAQAVAALFETAERHFGGVDLLVNNASAMHLTPRDRAILELELAVWDQTMATNLRGTLLCCRQAIPRMIARGGGAIVNMSSCQGLSGDTALTSYAASKAAMNMLSSSLATQYGHAQIRCNAVAPGLIMTERLLAKLDACMQTHLRRHQLLPRIGRPEDVAALVAFLLSDDAAFITGQVVCIDGGMLAHVPTYADGGNSRAARPAGETAEADAAPRC, from the coding sequence ATGGGACGGTTTGAAGGCAAAGTGGCCGTGGTGACCGGCGCCGGCGCCGGCATCGGCAAGGCATGCGCCCTCGCCATCGCGCGCGAGGGCGGCAGAGTGGTGGTGGCCGACATTGATGGCTCGGCGGCTATCGCCTGCACCGCGCAGATCGCGGCCGAAGCGGGCCACGCGCTCGCCCTGGCGATCGACATCGCCGATGCGCAGGCGGTGGCAGCGCTGTTCGAGACGGCGGAGCGGCACTTCGGCGGGGTCGACCTGCTGGTGAACAACGCGAGCGCGATGCATCTGACCCCGCGCGACCGCGCGATCCTCGAGCTGGAGCTAGCGGTCTGGGATCAGACCATGGCGACCAATCTGCGTGGCACGTTGCTCTGCTGCCGGCAGGCCATCCCCCGGATGATCGCCCGCGGCGGTGGCGCGATCGTCAACATGTCGTCGTGCCAGGGGCTCAGTGGTGATACCGCACTGACATCCTACGCCGCGTCGAAGGCGGCGATGAACATGCTGTCGTCCTCACTTGCCACCCAGTACGGTCATGCGCAGATCCGCTGCAATGCGGTTGCGCCGGGTCTCATCATGACCGAGCGACTCCTCGCCAAGCTGGACGCGTGCATGCAAACCCATCTGCGCCGTCACCAGCTCCTGCCGCGCATCGGCCGCCCCGAGGACGTGGCCGCGCTGGTGGCGTTCCTGCTCTCCGACGATGCTGCGTTCATCACTGGCCAGGTCGTGTGCATCGACGGCGGCATGCTGGCGCATGTGCCGACATACGCCGACGGTGGCAACAGCCGCGCCGCGCGGCCTGCCGGCGAGACCGCAGAAGCGGACGCGGCGCCGCGCTGCTGA
- a CDS encoding ferredoxin, whose translation MRVMVDQDLCGTSGQCVLTLPGTFRQREPDGVAEVCVATVPHALHAAVRLAASQCPVAAIRVIESDAGDGEPASADPAPSPAEAERHAAKDQHNLG comes from the coding sequence ATGCGCGTCATGGTCGACCAGGATCTGTGCGGAACCAGCGGGCAGTGCGTGCTGACGCTGCCGGGCACCTTTCGCCAGCGCGAACCGGACGGCGTGGCCGAAGTGTGCGTGGCGACGGTCCCGCATGCGCTGCACGCCGCCGTGCGGCTCGCGGCCAGCCAGTGCCCGGTCGCCGCCATTCGGGTCATCGAAAGCGACGCTGGCGATGGCGAGCCCGCCAGCGCCGACCCTGCGCCTTCTCCAGCGGAGGCCGAGCGGCATGCCGCGAAAGACCAGCACAATCTAGGATGA
- a CDS encoding cytochrome P450, which yields MDVQETTAACRDAFAELASPACIHDPYPFMRWLREHDPVHRAASGLFLLSRHADIYWALKATGDAFRGPAPGELARYFSRAATSPSLNLLASTLAMKDPPTHTRLRRLISRDFTMGQIDNLRPSIARIVAARLDGITPALERGEPVDLHREFALALPMLVFAELFGMPQDDMFELAAGIGAILEGLGPHASDPQLAAADVASARVRAYFGDLIQRKRTDPRRDIVSMLVGAHDDDADTLSDAELISMLWGMLLGGFVTTAASIDHAVLAMLAYPEQRHWLQGDAVGVKAFVEEVLRCDAPVMFSSIPRIAQRDIELGGVVIPKNADVRVLIASGNRDPDAFADPDRFDPARFYGTSPGMSTDGKIMLSFGHGIHFCLGAQLARVQLAESLPRIQARFPTLAFAGQPTREPSAFLRTFRALPVRLHAQGS from the coding sequence ATGGACGTGCAAGAAACCACGGCAGCATGCCGGGACGCCTTCGCCGAACTGGCGTCGCCAGCGTGCATCCACGACCCGTATCCGTTCATGCGATGGTTGCGCGAGCACGATCCGGTGCATCGCGCGGCGTCGGGCCTCTTTTTGTTGAGCCGCCACGCCGACATCTACTGGGCGCTCAAGGCCACGGGCGATGCGTTTCGGGGTCCGGCGCCCGGCGAACTGGCGCGCTATTTCTCGCGTGCGGCGACCAGCCCGTCGCTCAATCTGTTGGCGTCCACGCTAGCGATGAAGGACCCACCGACGCATACGCGTCTGCGCCGGCTGATCTCGCGCGATTTCACCATGGGCCAGATCGACAACCTGCGGCCGAGCATCGCGCGCATCGTCGCAGCGCGCCTGGACGGCATAACGCCCGCGCTGGAGCGCGGGGAGCCGGTGGACCTGCATCGGGAATTCGCGCTGGCCTTGCCCATGCTGGTTTTCGCCGAACTGTTCGGCATGCCCCAAGACGACATGTTCGAGCTCGCTGCCGGCATCGGCGCCATTCTGGAAGGCCTGGGCCCACACGCCAGCGATCCCCAGCTCGCCGCGGCGGACGTGGCCAGCGCCAGGGTGCGGGCCTACTTCGGCGACCTCATACAGCGCAAGCGCACCGATCCCCGCCGCGACATCGTGTCGATGCTGGTCGGCGCACATGACGACGATGCCGACACACTGTCGGATGCGGAGTTGATCAGCATGCTGTGGGGCATGCTGCTGGGCGGTTTCGTCACCACTGCTGCGAGCATCGACCATGCGGTCCTGGCGATGCTGGCGTATCCCGAACAGCGGCACTGGCTGCAGGGAGACGCCGTGGGGGTGAAGGCATTCGTCGAAGAAGTCCTGCGCTGCGACGCGCCCGTTATGTTCAGCTCCATCCCGCGTATCGCCCAGCGCGACATCGAACTGGGCGGCGTGGTGATTCCGAAGAACGCGGACGTGCGCGTGCTGATCGCGTCCGGCAATCGCGACCCGGACGCCTTCGCCGATCCCGATCGCTTCGATCCCGCGCGGTTCTACGGCACCAGTCCAGGCATGTCGACCGACGGGAAGATCATGCTGAGCTTCGGCCACGGCATTCACTTCTGCCTCGGTGCGCAACTGGCCCGGGTGCAGTTGGCCGAGAGCCTGCCGCGGATCCAGGCCCGCTTCCCCACGCTGGCATTTGCCGGGCAGCCGACCCGGGAGCCCTCGGCGTTCCTTCGGACGTTCCGCGCGCTGCCGGTGCGGCTGCATGCGCAGGGGAGCTGA
- a CDS encoding cytochrome P450: MSEQQPLPTLPMWRVDHIEPSPEMLALRASGPIHRVRFPSGHEGWWVTGYDEAKAVLSDAAFRPAGMPPAAFTPDSVILGSPGWLVSHEGREHARLRAIVAPAFSNRRVKLLVPQVEAIAAHLFETLAAQPQPADLRRHLSFPLPAMVISALMGVLYEDHAFFAGLSDEVMTHQHESGPRSASRLAWEELRAYIRGKMRDKRQDPDDNLLTDLLAAVDQGKASEEEAVGLAAGMLVAGHESTVAQIEFGLLAMFRHPQQRERLVGDPSLVDKAVEEILRMYPPGAGWDGIMRYPRTDVTIAGEHIPAESKVLVGLPATSFDPHHFDDPEIFDIERQEKPHLAFSYGPHACIGVALARLELKVVFGSIFQRLPALRLAVAPEQLKLRKEIITGGFEQFPVLW, encoded by the coding sequence ATGTCCGAACAACAACCCTTGCCGACGCTGCCGATGTGGCGCGTCGATCACATCGAGCCCTCGCCCGAGATGTTGGCGCTACGCGCCAGCGGTCCGATCCACCGCGTGCGCTTCCCCTCCGGGCACGAAGGCTGGTGGGTGACAGGCTATGACGAGGCCAAGGCGGTGCTGTCCGACGCGGCGTTCCGGCCCGCGGGAATGCCGCCGGCGGCATTCACCCCGGATTCGGTGATTCTCGGTTCGCCGGGGTGGCTGGTCTCGCACGAGGGGCGCGAGCATGCCCGGCTACGCGCGATCGTGGCGCCGGCCTTCAGTAACCGCAGGGTGAAGCTGCTCGTGCCGCAGGTCGAAGCGATCGCCGCGCACTTGTTCGAGACGCTGGCGGCCCAGCCCCAGCCCGCCGACCTGCGGCGCCACCTCTCCTTTCCGCTTCCGGCCATGGTCATCAGCGCGCTGATGGGCGTGCTCTACGAGGATCACGCCTTTTTCGCCGGGCTGTCCGATGAGGTGATGACGCACCAGCATGAAAGCGGCCCGCGCAGCGCGTCCCGCCTGGCCTGGGAAGAACTGCGCGCCTACATTCGCGGCAAGATGCGCGACAAGCGCCAGGATCCGGACGACAACCTGCTGACGGATCTGCTCGCTGCGGTCGACCAGGGCAAGGCGAGCGAGGAAGAGGCGGTTGGCCTGGCGGCGGGCATGCTGGTGGCGGGGCACGAGAGCACCGTCGCACAGATCGAATTCGGCCTGCTAGCCATGTTCCGCCATCCGCAACAGCGCGAACGCCTGGTCGGCGATCCGTCCCTGGTCGACAAGGCGGTAGAGGAAATCCTGCGCATGTACCCGCCGGGCGCGGGCTGGGATGGCATCATGCGCTATCCGAGGACCGACGTGACCATCGCGGGCGAGCATATTCCCGCGGAGAGCAAGGTGCTGGTCGGCCTGCCGGCAACGTCGTTCGATCCGCACCATTTCGACGACCCGGAAATCTTCGATATCGAACGCCAGGAAAAGCCGCACCTGGCTTTTTCCTACGGGCCGCACGCGTGCATCGGCGTGGCGCTGGCCAGGCTGGAGCTCAAGGTGGTGTTCGGTTCGATCTTCCAGCGCCTTCCCGCGCTGCGCCTGGCCGTGGCGCCGGAACAACTGAAGTTGCGCAAGGAGATCATCACGGGCGGGTTCGAGCAGTTCCCGGTGCTCTGGTGA
- a CDS encoding cytochrome P450 gives MGLVRRLYWRTHRGHGRTSFTNPYGQSIYGDADRFDVTRRRNPHLSFGQGPHFCLGAALARLELGCAFPALFVRLEHLALTIAAEDVVYMPSYVIRCPQRLPVTFRPSIA, from the coding sequence GTGGGACTGGTCCGGAGGCTATATTGGCGGACACATCGGGGGCACGGTCGAACCTCCTTCACCAATCCGTACGGTCAGTCGATCTATGGCGATGCCGACAGGTTCGATGTCACCCGGCGGCGCAACCCGCACCTGTCGTTCGGCCAGGGGCCGCATTTCTGCCTGGGCGCAGCGCTGGCGCGTCTAGAATTGGGCTGCGCCTTCCCCGCGCTGTTCGTGCGGCTGGAGCATCTGGCGCTGACCATCGCCGCGGAGGACGTCGTCTACATGCCGTCTTACGTCATTCGCTGCCCGCAGCGCCTGCCGGTCACCTTCCGCCCTTCCATCGCTTAG
- a CDS encoding IS5 family transposase (programmed frameshift): MRAGLFWLNDRQWARIEPHLPRGLTGPDRDDDRRIVSGIIHMLQSGARWRDCPREYGPYTTIYNRFNRWAKRGRWCAIFEALAKPGEDGVVLSLDSTSIKAHRCASGGKGGSTNQAIGRSRGGRTTKIHALSDPLCRPVVLHLTPGQDADVAAAPDVLALAPPMSVLLADKGYDGDKLRGEIIRRGAKPVIPNKSNRVVIHRFNKRAYKGRNVIERCFCRLKDFRRIATRYDKLARNFLAAVHLAALVAYWLN; encoded by the exons ATGCGCGCTGGTTTGTTTTGGCTGAACGACAGGCAATGGGCGCGTATCGAACCGCATCTGCCGAGGGGACTGACGGGGCCGGATCGGGACGACGACCGACGCATCGTCAGCGGCATCATTCACATGCTGCAATCGGGTGCACGATGGCGTGATTGTCCACGTGAATACGGCCCTTACACGACGATCTACAATCGCTTCAATCGCTGGGCCAAGCGAGGACGATGGTGCGCAATCTTCGAAGCGCTGGCCAAGCCTGGCGAAGACGGCGTCGTACTGTCGCTCGACTCGACCTCGATTAAAGCTCACCGGTGTGCCTCCGGCGGAAAAGGGGGGAGCACAA ATCAAGCAATCGGCCGCTCGCGCGGAGGCCGCACGACAAAAATCCATGCGCTGAGCGATCCGCTCTGCCGGCCGGTCGTCCTGCATCTGACTCCAGGCCAGGATGCCGATGTCGCTGCGGCTCCCGATGTCCTGGCGCTCGCGCCACCCATGAGCGTGCTCCTCGCCGACAAAGGGTATGATGGCGACAAGCTTCGCGGCGAAATCATTCGTCGTGGCGCCAAGCCCGTAATCCCCAATAAATCTAACCGTGTCGTCATCCATCGCTTCAACAAACGCGCCTACAAAGGACGAAATGTCATCGAACGCTGCTTTTGCAGGCTCAAGGACTTCCGGCGCATCGCCACGCGATATGACAAGCTCGCCCGTAATTTTTTGGCCGCTGTTCATCTCGCCGCTCTCGTCGCATATTGGCTCAATTGA
- a CDS encoding YopT-type cysteine protease domain-containing protein — protein MYDRIGGSSTRTSQTDEPSQSVDSGSFTETLADLAPQWSSRSGELPDKMGACCSKPHTLDANVQTSSASEPSTSSPESPATSLFEYRTADLRDANVDGICVGLTAEWFRNLSNSPSTRMSALTPGSQTHASAAERQQQYQSLKDQLRSRGAGSSQADLQAQNTILEEAGLEPAGEEKRFAFGKSSNVKSMVNEINEDGSNHLLSLYFAEGGAHTVATSASNGTTTLFDPNYGEFTVRSDPDQMASLLQSLANRYRNPNGQHLSTITTQRMQ, from the coding sequence ATGTATGATCGAATCGGTGGCTCATCTACACGCACTAGCCAAACTGACGAACCGAGCCAGTCGGTGGATAGCGGCAGCTTTACAGAAACACTTGCAGATCTCGCGCCCCAGTGGAGCTCACGATCGGGGGAGTTGCCTGACAAGATGGGGGCCTGCTGCAGCAAGCCACATACCTTGGATGCAAACGTTCAAACCTCTAGCGCCTCCGAACCCAGTACATCCTCTCCAGAGAGTCCGGCCACCTCCTTGTTCGAATACAGAACGGCCGACCTGCGTGATGCGAATGTGGACGGCATCTGCGTCGGGCTGACTGCGGAGTGGTTCCGCAATCTTAGCAACAGCCCATCAACCCGAATGAGTGCGCTTACACCCGGATCGCAAACGCACGCCTCAGCGGCTGAACGGCAGCAGCAATATCAAAGTCTTAAGGATCAGTTACGAAGCAGGGGAGCAGGATCTTCTCAGGCCGACCTTCAGGCACAAAATACCATTTTGGAGGAAGCAGGCTTGGAACCGGCTGGAGAAGAGAAGAGATTCGCATTCGGCAAGTCTTCGAACGTCAAGTCCATGGTGAACGAAATCAATGAAGACGGATCGAACCATTTACTCAGCTTGTATTTCGCTGAAGGCGGCGCCCACACAGTGGCGACGTCGGCCTCGAATGGAACGACCACGCTTTTCGACCCTAACTATGGAGAATTTACTGTTCGATCAGATCCTGACCAGATGGCTTCATTGTTACAAAGCCTCGCCAATCGTTACAGGAATCCCAACGGGCAGCATTTGTCGACAATCACGACGCAAAGGATGCAGTGA
- a CDS encoding IS3-like element ISRj2 family transposase (programmed frameshift) has product MTKKSRRTHSPAFKAKVALAAVKGDKTLAELAQLFDVHPNQITIWKNQLLEGAAGVFGHDKTSAETPVDLKALHAKIGELALENGFFVRRAHQGGPAERKAMIDRGHDLSIVRQAKVLKLARSTVYYEPRPVSAEDLALMRRLDELHLDYPFAGARMLRSLLRREGVYAGRRHIATLMKRMGIEAVYRRPNTSKPAPGHKIYPYLLRGLKIERPDHAWAMDITYIPMRRGFVYLAAVVDVFSRRVLAHRVSITMEAAFCVQAVQEALAKHGRPEIFNTDQGSQFTSLEFTDVLLDAKIAISMDGKGAWRDNVFVERLWRTVKYEEVYLRVYDSVSEARASIAKYLAFYNQGRPHSSLDGRTPDEAYFGTQAMVMAA; this is encoded by the exons ATGACGAAGAAGAGCCGCCGGACGCATTCTCCGGCATTCAAGGCGAAGGTTGCTTTGGCTGCGGTCAAAGGAGACAAGACACTGGCGGAGCTGGCGCAACTGTTTGATGTTCATCCGAACCAGATCACGATCTGGAAAAACCAGCTCCTGGAAGGCGCCGCCGGCGTGTTTGGGCATGACAAGACATCGGCCGAGACGCCGGTCGATTTGAAGGCGTTACATGCCAAGATCGGCGAGCTGGCGTTGGAAAACG GATTTTTTGTCCGGCGCGCTCACCAAGGCGGGCCTGCTGAGCGCAAAGCGATGATCGACCGCGGTCATGATCTTTCTATCGTGCGCCAGGCGAAGGTCCTGAAGCTGGCTCGCAGCACGGTCTACTATGAACCTCGGCCAGTTTCGGCCGAGGACCTTGCCTTGATGCGTCGGCTCGATGAGCTGCATCTCGATTATCCCTTCGCGGGAGCGCGTATGCTGCGATCGTTGCTGCGGCGGGAGGGGGTATACGCCGGTCGCCGCCACATCGCGACGCTGATGAAGCGCATGGGGATCGAGGCGGTCTATCGTCGCCCGAACACGAGCAAGCCGGCTCCGGGTCACAAGATCTACCCGTACCTGTTGCGCGGATTGAAGATCGAGCGGCCCGACCATGCGTGGGCAATGGACATCACCTACATTCCGATGCGGCGTGGCTTCGTCTATCTCGCGGCGGTCGTCGATGTGTTCAGCCGACGGGTCCTGGCCCATCGCGTCTCGATCACAATGGAGGCGGCCTTCTGCGTCCAAGCGGTCCAGGAGGCGTTGGCGAAGCACGGCAGGCCCGAGATTTTCAACACCGATCAGGGCAGCCAGTTCACCAGCCTCGAGTTCACCGATGTGCTGCTGGACGCGAAGATCGCCATCAGCATGGACGGCAAGGGCGCCTGGCGCGACAACGTGTTTGTCGAGCGGCTCTGGCGCACGGTCAAATACGAAGAAGTTTATCTCCGCGTCTACGACAGCGTGTCCGAGGCGCGAGCGTCAATTGCCAAGTATCTGGCCTTCTACAATCAGGGACGCCCTCACTCGAGCCTTGACGGGCGCACGCCCGACGAGGCTTACTTCGGCACGCAAGCTATGGTGATGGCCGCATGA